The following coding sequences are from one Capsicum annuum cultivar UCD-10X-F1 chromosome 3, UCD10Xv1.1, whole genome shotgun sequence window:
- the LOC107863805 gene encoding heat stress transcription factor A-7a-like, which translates to MMNNNPLYSVKEEYPGSSSGGDGGEPPPPTMMTPQPMEGLHDIGPPPFLTKTYEMVDDSTIDHIVSWNRGGQSFVVWDPHAFSTMLLPRFFKHNNFSSFVRQLNTYGFRKIDPERWEFANEAFLKGNKQLLRNIKRRKTPNSESLPTAQALGPCVELGRFGFDGEVDRLRRDKHVLMMELVKLRQNQQNTRAYLRSLELRLQGTERKQQQMMNFLARAMQNPEFIQQIIQQKGKRKEIEEAITKKRQRPIDQGSSSSTLHVGGSSHSIKSEPLEFGETSGFQVSELEALALEMQGFGRARRDQQEDMTERLEQFGYTDKELDAGFWEELFNEEDVSENEDGEEEGVNVLAERLGFMDSSP; encoded by the exons ATGATGAATAATAATCCATTGTATTCGGTGAAAGAGGAGTACCCGGGGTCAAGTTCAGGAGGTGATGGGGGTGAGCCCCCACCTCCTACTATGATGACACCACAGCCAATGGAGGGGCTTCATGACATTGGTCCACCACCATTCCTCACAAAGACATATGAAATGGTGGATGATTCAACTATTGATCATATTGTTTCTTGGAACAGAGGAGGTCAAAGCTTTGTTGTCTGGGATCCTCACGCCTTCTCCACTATGCTACTTCCTAGATTCTTCAAACACAACAACTTCTCCAGCTTTGTCAGACAGCTAAATACTTAT GGATTTAGAAAGATTGATCCAGAGAGATGGGAATTTGCAAACGAGGCATTTCTAAAGGGAAACAAGCAGCTTCTAAGGAACATCAAGAGGCGAAAAACACCTAATTCTGAGTCTTTGCCTACGGCACAAGCACTTGGCCCTTGTGTTGAATTGGGAAGATTTGGATTTGATGGAGAAGTTGATCGATTGAGGCGCGACAAGCATGTTTTGATGATGGAACTAGTGAAGCTTAGACAGAACCAACAAAACACTCGAGCTTACCTTCGATCATTGGAGCTAAGGTTACAAGGAACAGAGAGGAAGCAACAACAAATGATGAATTTCTTAGCAAGAGCTATGCAAAATCCCGAGTTCATCCAACAGATAATCCAGCagaaagggaaaagaaaagaaatagaagaggCTATAACTAAAAAAAGGCAACGACCTATTGATCAAGGCTCTAGTAGCAGTACATTACATGTAGGAGGATCTAGCCATTCCATCAAATCAGAACCTTTGGAATTCGGAGAGACTAGTGGATTCCAAGTGTCTGAACttgaagcacttgcattggaaATGCAGGGATTCGGTAGAGCAAGAAGGGATCAACAGGAAGACATGACAGAAAGGCTCGAACAATTTGGCTACACAGATAAAGAACTCGATGCGGGGTTTTGGGAAGAGCTATTTAACGAAGAGGATGTGTCTGAAAATGAAGACGGTGAAGAGGAAGGCGTAAATGTTTTGGCAGAGAGGTTAGGGTTCATGGATTCGAGCCCTTAG